From the genome of Dehalococcoidales bacterium:
CGGACAGCATACTTCAGGGCTTGGCTTAACAGCCTATGGTGCTTTGCTACCGTCCGGGGTGATAGCTTTTCGACAGCCTTGCCGTAGTAGGCTTGTATTATCTGAGGGTGAAGGTGCTTAAGCTGGTACTGGCCCAGGGCCGGTATTATGTGGCGTTCTGCTATGCTCTGATAGCCGTCATAAGTCCGGGGTGAGCAGTTAGTCTTCACATATCCGGTTAGCCAGTTCTGAATGTGAGTTGCCAGAGTGAGTTTCCCAGGTGGAGTATAGACGCCCTTGTCCAGGCTGGTCAGCAACTCGGTCAACCGCTTCTGTGCATCGGATTTCCGGCTGCTATGCACCGTCTCGAAGTGTCTGCGGCGCTCACCGTCCGGGCTGGTGCCAGTATCTATAGTAATCTGCCATGAGCCTTTACTCTTTTGGCGTAAGTAACCTCTCATATTGATTCTCCTCCTTCGTCAGTACTGACATGTGTCCATATCGTAGACTAGTACCCAACTATCTTCAGCAACTTTGAAGGTCTGAACAGTGGGTCTTCCATCAGTGTTTCGGGCGAGAATCCCTCGCGAATGCCAGACTCTGACAGCCACACAGGAGCCTCGACCCAAGGGTGATACAGCACCCACAGCCTCAGGGATACTTCGATCTCCTCCCACTCTGCCTGGGTGATATCCGTCCGTTTCGGACCCTGCCTGAGATACCAGATCCATTGGTCATAGACTCCGTTCACTTCTTCAGGTAAGTTACGCGTTGTTTCCCAACTGAGCTGAACCAGTTCGTCCAATGGCATGTATCCAATCTCCATTGGTTTCACAGTACCTACGTGTATTGCGGTCATGAATTCCCAGGGACACATGACCAAGGCGGCATCAAATAGGGAACTATCGAACTCTGGCCCGGAGCTCTGGCACATGTATTCCCACAATGCATAGAGCCCGGCCAAGTGCATTAGCAGGATTTCATCATCGTCAGGTACTATTGAATACAGCCTCGCTACCCACCGCGCTTCCCTGATTGATAGAGGCTCTAAGAGGGTAAGCCGCCGTTTCCATGTCCTCATTATCGCCGCTGTCGCCTCTAGCGGTATCCCATAGCCAGCATTGACAGATGCTGCAAGCGTCCATGGCCTACTCATCTCCGCTATCTCCGGTGGCAAACCCTCGTGCTTCAGACGCAGGTCCTTCAGAATCATCTGGGTCTTCCGCATCCGCGGCAACCGAGAAGGGCTCAGTCTTCCCGATTCACGGCATCTCGCTTGGGATTGGATTAACACCTGTTGCGCCGAGAGGTCCCTCCCTTTGCTCCTGGCATCCGTCCAGATTCTCTCAATCAGGCCTCGATACTCTGGTAGAATCGCCTTACCCACTGCCTACCTCCAGAGTTTGACTATTCGTACCATGTGCGTCTTATGCGCTATACTACGCATACTAGCATGCGCACTACTTCTGATATATATAGGCACGATATGCTCACATGGTCTAGTATTGTGCGGCATGCTACTATTATAATGGTAGTGAACGGGATAGTCAAGTATCTAGAAGCACCAAATAGGACAAGATATCGCCGAAACCTGTTCTAGAACGACCAAGAGAGGTGATTATGATGGAGAGCAACGAGAAACTGACGCTTACAATCCCTGAGGCTGCGAGGCGACTGGGGATAAGCCGTAACCTTGCATACGATATCGCTAGGCGCGGGGAATTGCCCGGCTTAATCCGGCTTGGCAGGAAAAGAATGGTGGTATCTAAGCACATGCTGACGAAGTTACTGGAGACTGATGATTCCGCTTTGCTGGCCAGTAGCAGCATTGAGGGGTAGTGCTATGGTTGAAGGTCTTCGTTCGCGGGTTGAAGCCGAAGTGATGGCTCGCGGGGGCAAGCAGCGAGGGACCGAGATCCGCTTCCGCTGCCCTAGTCCTGGGCACGATGACGACCATCCCAGCGCCGACTACAACCCGGGCAAAGCAGTCTGGATATGCCGCGTATGCGGTGAGTCGGGGAACTATTGGCATCTGGCGCGGCTGCTAGGGCTT
Proteins encoded in this window:
- a CDS encoding helix-turn-helix domain-containing protein; protein product: MMESNEKLTLTIPEAARRLGISRNLAYDIARRGELPGLIRLGRKRMVVSKHMLTKLLETDDSALLASSSIEG